A genomic region of Cannabis sativa cultivar Pink pepper isolate KNU-18-1 chromosome 1, ASM2916894v1, whole genome shotgun sequence contains the following coding sequences:
- the LOC115705604 gene encoding prefoldin subunit 1 gives MADESNRTAFLELQGRMIDISAKLKQVQNQLRGKEGEKKRAFLTLEELRQVSDDTNTYKSIGRTFVLEPKSFLMNELQGKLQDSETAIASLTTSRDYLEKQRAEVETNLRELLSQDPGLALQIMSMTVM, from the exons ATGGCTGACGAATCTAACAGAACC GCATTTTTGGAGCTTCAAGGTCGGATGATAGATATCTCCGCAAAACTGAAGCAG GTGCAGAACCAGTTGCGCGGCAAAGAAGGTGAAAAGAAGAGAGCTTTCTTGACCTTAGAGGAGCTTCGTCAAGTGTCCGATGACACAAATACCTATAAATCAATTG GGAGAAC GTTTGTCTTAGAGCCTAAGTCGTTCTTAATGAATGAACTACAAGGGAAGCTTCAGGATAGTGAGACTGCTATTGCCTCACTCACG ACCTCTAGGGATTATTTGGAGAAACAAAGGGCCGAAGTGGAGACCAACTTGAGGGAGTTGTTAAGCCAAGATCCTGGCCTTGCTCTTCAGATTATGTCCATGACTGTTATGTGA
- the LOC115705595 gene encoding 3-phosphoshikimate 1-carboxyvinyltransferase 2 codes for MAQVSKICSNGAQTILTLPNISKSHTPRSLNSVSLRSPFLGSSNSLSLKIGTEFGGCSTVGKAMAGPVMASAVTAEKPSKVPEIVLQPIKDISGTVKLPGSKSLSNRILLLAALSEGTTVVDNLLDSDDIHYMLGALETLGLRVEADKESKRAIVEGCGGQFPAGKESVDEVQLFLGNAGTAMRPLTAAVTVAGGNASYVLDGVPRMRERPIGDLVTGLKQLGADVDCFHGTDCPPVRVLGKGGLPGGKVKLSGSISSQYLTALLMAAPLALGDVEIEIIDKLISVPYVDMTLKLMARFGVTVEHSDSWDRFLVKGGQKYKSPGNAYVEGDASSASYFLAGAAVTGGTVTVEGCGTSSLQGDVKFAEVLEKMGAKVSWTENSVTVTGPPRDSVKSKHLKAIDVNMNKMPDVAMTLAVVALFADGPTAIRDVASWRVKETERMIAICTELRKLGATVEEGPDYCVITPPEKLNITAIDTYDDHRMAMAFSLAACSDVPVTIKDPGCTRKTFPDYFEVLERFTKH; via the exons atggcccAAGTGAGCAAAATCTGTAGCAATGGAGCTCAAACTATCCTTACTCTCCCAAATATTTCTAAGTCTCATACACCAAGATCCCTAAATTCAGTTTCGTTGAGATCACCGTTTTTGGGTTCATCTAACTCTTTGAGTTTGAAGATTGGAACTGAATTTGGGGGTTGTTCTACGGTTGGTAAAGCTATGGCTGGTCCAGTCATGGCTTCAGCTGTCACAGCGGAGAAGCCTTCAAAGGTACCGGAGATTGTGTTGCAGCCCATTAAAGATATCTCTGGCACTGTCAAGTTGCCGGGTTCCAAGTCACTATCCAATCGGATTCTGCTCCTGGCTGCTCTTTCTGAG GGGACAACTGTTGTGGACAACTTGTTAGATAGTGATGACATTCACTACATGCTTGGTGCCTTGGAAACCCTTGGTCTTCGTGTTGAAGCGGACAAGGAAAGCAAGCGAGCAATTGTGGAAGGTTGTGGGGGTCAGTTTCCTGCAGGTAAAGAATCTGTTGACGAAGTTCAACTTTTCCTTGGAAATGCTGGAACAGCAATGCGTCCACTCACAGCTGCGGTGACTGTTGCTGGTGGAAATGCTAG CTACGTACTTGATGGTGTTCCTCGAATGAGAGAAAGACCTATTGGAGATTTGGTGACTGGTCTTAAGCAGCTTGGTGCAGATGTTGATTGTTTTCATGGTACGGATTGTCCCCCTGTTCGTGTGCTTGGAAAAGGAGGCCTTCCTGGGGGCAAG GTGAAACTTTCTGGATCAATTAGCAGTCAATATTTGACAGCCTTGCTTATGGCAGCTCCCTTGGCTCTTGGAGATGTTGAAATTGAGATAATTGATAAATTGATCTCGGTTCCCTATGTTGATATGACTTTGAAGTTGATGGCACGTTTTGGGGTTACTGTTGAACACAGTGATAGCTGGGATCGATTTTTAGTTAAAGGAGGTCAAAAGTACAA ATCTCCTGGAAACGCTTATGTTGAAGGTGATGCTTCAAGTGCTAGTTACTTCCTAGCTGGTGCTGCAGTCACTGGTGGTACTGTCACCGTAGAAGGTTGTGGGACTAGTAGTTTACAG GGAGACGTTAAATTTGCTGAAGTTCTTGAGAAAATGGGTGCTAAAGTTAGCTGGACAGAGAACAGTGTCACTGTCACTGGACCACCACGAGATTCTGTAAAAAGTAAACACTTGAAAGCCATTGATGTCAACATGAACAAAATGCCTGATGTTGCCATGACTCTTGCTGTAGTTGCTCTTTTTGCTGATGGCCCCACTGCTATAAGAGATG TGGCAAGTTGGAGAGTCAAGGAGACAGAGAGAATGATTGCCATCTGCACTGAACTCAGAAAG CTTGGAGCAACAGTTGAGGAAGGACCCGATTACTGCGTGATCACTCCACCAGAGAAACTAAATATCACAGCAATAGACACATACGACGACCACAGGATGGCTATGGCGTTCTCTCTTGCAGCTTGTTCAGATGTGCCAGTTACCATTAAGGATCCTGGTTGCACCCGAAAAACTTTCCCAGATTACTTTGAAGTCCTTGAGAGATTTACAAAGCACTGA